Proteins encoded by one window of Arachis hypogaea cultivar Tifrunner chromosome 1, arahy.Tifrunner.gnm2.J5K5, whole genome shotgun sequence:
- the LOC112796063 gene encoding uncharacterized protein, whose translation MLSIFWALALSLLACQSYHPIILTNAQAPSKLPTSTSTPKSPITNTHTHPNGPSNNSPITNTYLNGAPSKLPSATSPTSSSNTPKVVASSPSTSKTPITTTSSSPTKLPNFPTSSTTITTSSPFKQPQPIHNPKPTSPTSSTTTSSPLKQPQQPIPKATSSPLKQPQQPIPKATSPLLQPQPIPKATSPISSPTPKVIPTRPTSSAPIKPPPVPLVPVKPRPIPIAPIKPLLPVPIAPIKPPPIPIAPIKPPPIKPPPIPVAPVEPPPIPIAPIKPPPIKPPPIPIAPIKPPPIKPPPVKPPPVPIAPVEPPPIPIAPIKPISIAPIKPPPIKPPPLPIAPTKPPAITPKAPTPKIPPPHRPKKAPIVPPPLPLPPTPLPTAPAPPPKHKKKAPVVSPVPSPASNTPTSAPSPLPYTPAPSPDDYAPQPPPPHRHRRRRHKHKHIKHHHPQSSSFDLAPEPSSSSIIRKSPPAPLVDDTTPIDTQDTPSPAPSANGNGASSYNDQVRKMLASVGFAIAILFCLN comes from the exons ATGTTGTCAATATTTTGGGCATTGGCATTGTCATTATTAGCATGCCAAAGCTACCACCCTATAATCTTAACCAATGCCCAAGCACCTTCAAAGTTACCAACTTCAACTTCAACTCCGAAATCACCAattacaaacacacacacacatccaAATGGACCTTCTAATAATTCACCAATTACAAACACATATTTAAATGGTGCACCTTCTAAATTGCCAAGTGCAACTTCTCCAACTTCTTCTTCTAATACACCAAAGGTGGTAGCATCATCCCCATCTACTAGCAAAACACCAATCACAACCACATCTTCATCACCAACCAAATTGCCAAATTTTCCAACTTCTTCTACTACTATTACCACTTCTTCCCCCTTCAAACAACCACAACCAATTCATAATCCCAAGCCCACATCACCAACCTCTTCTACtactacttcttcccctttgaAACAACCTCAACAACCAATTCCCAAGGCTACTTCTTCTCCTTTGAAACAACCTCAACAACCAATTCCTAAGGCCACTTCCCCTTTGCTTCAACCCCAACCAATTCCAAAGGCCACTTCACCAATCTCTTCACCAACTCCTAAGGTAATACCCACACGTCCAACATCTTCTGCTCCTATCAAACCGCCCCCGGTTCCTCTTGTACCGGTTAAACCACGACCGATTCCTATTGCTCCAATTAAACCACTACTACCAGTACCCATTGCTCCTATCAAACCACCACCAATTCCCATTGCCCCGATTAAACCACCTCCGATTAAACCGCCTCCGATTCCTGTCGCACCGGTTGAACCACCCCCAATTCCAATTGCCCCAATTAAACCACCGCCTATTAAACCTCCACCAATTCCAATTGCTCCAATTAAGCCACCACCAATTAAACCACCACCAGTTAAACCACCACCAGTTCCTATTGCACCGGTTGAACCGCCACCAATTCCAATTGCTCCAATTAAACCAATTTCAATTGCGCCGATTAAACCACCACCAATTAAACCACCACCGCTTCCAATTGCTCCTACTAAACCACCAGCAATAACACCAAAAGCACCCACACCAAAGATCCCACCACCACATCGACCTAAAAAAGCACCAATTGTACCACCACCACTGCCACTTCCACCAACACCATTACCAACAGCACCAGCACCACCACCTAAACATAAGAAGAAGGCACCAGTAGTATCACCAGTGCCTTCTCCAGCAAGTAACACTCCTACATCTGCACCCTCACCATTGCCATACACCCCAGCACCTTCCCCTGATGATTATGCTCCTCAACCTCCACCACCACACAGGCATAGAAGAAGGAGACACAAGCACAAACACATCAAGCATCACCATCCACAATCTTCTTCCTTTGATCTTGCTCCagaaccatcatcatcatcaatcattAGAAAGAGTCCACCAGCACCATTAGTTGATGATACTACTCCCATTGATACTCAAGACACACCATCACCTGCACCAAGTGCAAATGGG AACGGTGCATCATCATACAATGATCAAGTGAGAAAGATGTTGGCAAGTGTTGGATTTGC